The genomic region CGCGCAGCTACCGGTACGAGATACCGAAGAAAGTGCGTCGCCTCGCGCTCAAGTCCGTGCTTTCGACCCGCGCGCAGAGCGGTTCCGTGCTCGTGATCGAGTCGCTCGAGTTCGATGCGCCGAAGACGCGGCAGATGGTGTCTGTGCTGTCCAACATGAACGTGCGCGACAGGAAGTGCCTGGTGCTCATGGACCGAAGCGACGACGCGGTATACAAGTCCTGCCGCAACATCGTCGACTTGGACATCAACGTGGCCACCGACACCCACGTACACGAGATACTGCGCAACGACTGCCTTATCTTCACCCGCGAGGGGCTGAAGCAGGTCGAGGAGGCGTTGAAATCATGACGAAGGACCCACGGGCCATCGTGTCGCGCCCCCTGGTGACGGAGAAGAACCACGTGCTCCAGGAAGAGCAGAACAAGTACGTGTTCGAAGTGGCCAGAGACGTGAACAAGCTGGAAATCAAGCGGGCCATCGAAGCGATCTTCGACGTGCAGGTCGAGTCGGTGCGCACCCTCCGCATGAAGGGCAAGGTAAAGCGTCTCGGACGTTTCGAGGGACGCCGGCCCGACTGGAAGAAGGCCATCGTGAAACTCGTCGACGGCGATATCATCGACCTGTACACGGGAACCTGATCGCGGGGTCTGCCCCGGTCATGCCCGGCCGCGCCGGGTCGTGACCGAGCGCGGCCCGAAGAGGAACACAAGCTATGGCAGTACGCACATTCAGACCCAAGACCCCCGGTCAGCGGTTCAAGACCGTGTCCTCCTTCAAGGAGATCACGAAGGAAACGCCGGAGTCCTCCCTCGTCCGTCCCCTGAAGAAATCGGGCGGGCGGAACAACCTGGGACGGACGACGGCCCGCCACCGCGGCGGCGGCCACAAGCGGCGCTACCGCTTAATCGATTTCCGGCGCGACAAGACCGGCGTCCCGGCCAGGGTCCATGCCATCGAGTACGATCCGAACCGTTCGGCGCGGATCGCGCTGCTGCACTACGCGGACGGCGAGAAGCGCTACATCCTCGCGCCGCTCGGCCTGTCGGTGGGCCATACGGTCATGTCCGGAAGCCAGTCGGAGATCCGGAGCGGCAACCATATGCCCCTGGACCACATCCCCCTGGGCACGATGCTGCACAACATCGAGCTTTCGCCCGGGCGCGGCGGACAGCTCGTAAGGTCCGCGGGCGGGGCCGCCCAGTTGATGTCGCGGGACGGCGGCTTTGCCCAGTTGCGCCTGCCCTCCGGGGAAATCCGGCGGGTACCCGAGGCCTGTTCCGCCACGATCGGACAGGTGGGCAACACGGACCACGAGAACATATCGCTCGGCAAGGCCGGGCGCGCCCGGTGGCTGGGGCGGCGCGGCTATTCCCGCGGCGTGGCGAAGAACCCCGTGGATCACCCCATGGGCGGAGGAGAAGGCAAGAGTTCAGGCGGCCGGCACCCCGTGTCTCCGTGGGGAAAGAAGACCAAGGGCTTGCGGACGCGCAAGAAGAACAAAAAATCGGATACTCAGATCATCAAGCGGCGTAAATAGTCGGAGGAAGATCGTGGGAGGCGATGATGGGCCGTTCGGTCAAGAAGGGGCCGTACATTGACGACAGCGTCAAGAAGAAGATCGACGAACTGAACCGGACCGGCGAGAAGCGGGTGGTCCGCACCTGGGCCCGCGCCAGCACGATCACGCCGGACTTCGTCGGCCATACGCTGGCCATTCACAACGGCAACAAGTTCATTCCGGTCTACATCTCGGAGAACATGGTGGGCCACAAGCTCGGTGAATTCGCGCCGACGCGCACCTACCGTGGGCACAGCGGACGGGTCACGGAACGTTCCACGCAGTTGAAGTAGTAACCGGACGCTAGAGAACAGGGGAGAACTAATAAGATGGAAGCCCGTGCAACGGCGCGGCAGGTACGCGGCTCCGCACGCAAGATACGCCAGGTGGCGGACATGATCCGCGGCCGGTCCGTACAGGAAGCCCTGAACATTCTTCAGTTCGTGCCCAAGGCGTGCGCCCGACCGCTCGAGAAGACCGTGCGTTCCGCGACGGCGAACGCCATGAACGTGGACGACGAACACACGCTGGATATCGAGGACCTGAAGATCAAGACCGTTTACGTCGATGGCGGTCCGGTCATGAAACGCATCCATTACGGCCCCCGCGGCAGCGCATCCACGATCCGGAAGCGCACGAGCCATATCACCGTGGTGGTCGCGGACTAGCCTGGACTAGCCCGGATCAGCCCGGACCGGACAGGCGCGGACGGCCATTCACCCGGGAGTTCCGACGACAGGAGTTGACGAAGTGGGCCAGAAAACACATCCGATCGGTTTCCGTCTTGGCGTGATCAAGACCTGGCAGTCCAATTGGTATTCCGACCGAAACATGGCGGACCTGCTCCAGGAAGACCTCATGATCCGCCGCTACGTCAAGAGCCGCCTCTCGCGGGCCGGCATCGCCAAGGTCGAAATCGAGCGGGCTCCGCAGAAGGCCACCATTACCATACACACCGCCCGTCCCGGCATCGTGATCGGACGCAAGGGCGCCGAAGTGGACAAGCTCAGGGATGAACTCCAGCA from Gemmatimonadota bacterium harbors:
- a CDS encoding 50S ribosomal protein L23 translates to MTKDPRAIVSRPLVTEKNHVLQEEQNKYVFEVARDVNKLEIKRAIEAIFDVQVESVRTLRMKGKVKRLGRFEGRRPDWKKAIVKLVDGDIIDLYTGT
- the rpsS gene encoding 30S ribosomal protein S19; translated protein: MGRSVKKGPYIDDSVKKKIDELNRTGEKRVVRTWARASTITPDFVGHTLAIHNGNKFIPVYISENMVGHKLGEFAPTRTYRGHSGRVTERSTQLK
- a CDS encoding 50S ribosomal protein L22; this translates as MEARATARQVRGSARKIRQVADMIRGRSVQEALNILQFVPKACARPLEKTVRSATANAMNVDDEHTLDIEDLKIKTVYVDGGPVMKRIHYGPRGSASTIRKRTSHITVVVAD
- the rplD gene encoding 50S ribosomal protein L4, whose product is MPVVAKLFNSDGTEQGQIDLEESVFGISANAHAMYEAEKMYRANQRQGTASAQTRSEVSYTGKKMFRQKGLGRARMGSRRSPVRIGGGRAHGPKPRSYRYEIPKKVRRLALKSVLSTRAQSGSVLVIESLEFDAPKTRQMVSVLSNMNVRDRKCLVLMDRSDDAVYKSCRNIVDLDINVATDTHVHEILRNDCLIFTREGLKQVEEALKS
- the rplB gene encoding 50S ribosomal protein L2; the protein is MAVRTFRPKTPGQRFKTVSSFKEITKETPESSLVRPLKKSGGRNNLGRTTARHRGGGHKRRYRLIDFRRDKTGVPARVHAIEYDPNRSARIALLHYADGEKRYILAPLGLSVGHTVMSGSQSEIRSGNHMPLDHIPLGTMLHNIELSPGRGGQLVRSAGGAAQLMSRDGGFAQLRLPSGEIRRVPEACSATIGQVGNTDHENISLGKAGRARWLGRRGYSRGVAKNPVDHPMGGGEGKSSGGRHPVSPWGKKTKGLRTRKKNKKSDTQIIKRRK